The DNA region AAAGGTGAGGCGATCGCCCCACCAGATGTTGAAAAAATTGAAATATTTAACAGCTTAATGCTGCAATATTCGTAAAAAAATAAATATGCTTAGTCGATCTCAATAGTCATCGGTGAGCCATCATCAGCTTTGGTTTTGCTGTTGTTACCAGACTGTTGGCGGAAATCAGTGTAAAGGCGATCGCGCCACTCAAAAAACGGTGCATATTCAGCATTGTCGCCCAATCCCGGAATGCCTTTCCCTTTGAGATATTCAGGAATATCGAGATAATTACCAGCAGGAAACTTAAGCAAAATACTTAGAGCAGCCACACTAAGGTCAGCTAGCGTTGGCTGGTCACCGAGTAAATAAGGCTGATTTTGCACAATTGCGGTCAGCGCTTCTAAATCTTGCTTGAGGCCACGTTGTGCAAACTTCACTGCATCACCGCCCAGACCCACACCAGCACCGAAAAAGTCGAGCACATCACCGGGAACAGCACCCAAAATATTCTTCAAAAAATCAGGCACTTCCTTCGGTAACATCGAGGTGCGGAAATTAGAGTTCTGATTTAGTGCGCCAACAAATGCGGTACGACCTTTTACCCCAATCGATTCATCCGCCCACTCTTCCATGATCAAACATTGCGCCCGTTGCATCACGTCAACAGGAATGATTGGTTTGTCGGGATACTTACGGTCTAAATAAAAAGCAATCTCAGTTGAATCACTAATGACGGTATCGCCATCTTTGAGCACAGGTACTTGGCGCTGGCCGGACATCTTGTAGAGCTCCAATTGACCGATACCAGGTGTAACCTCAATCTTTTTGTACTCTAGACCTTTGTAATCTAGGATAAGACGAATTTTTTCGGAAAATTGCGACAGTTCAAACTGATGTAGCTCTAGCATTATGACTCGGCTTCGTTGTAGATAAATCAACCACACCTTACAAAAATTCTACAGAAATTGCTACGAACAACTGTGGCAGAATAAGGGCAGACCATTAGTACAAAAAGTCTGTTATGAGCATCAATATCGTCAACTTGGTTGGAAGAGCTGGGGGAGATCCAGAGGTTCGCTATTTTGAGTCTGGATCAGTGAAGTGCAATTTGACTCTGGCAGTAAATCGCCCCACAAGCCGTGATGATAAACCGGATTGGTTCAATTTGGAGATTTGGGGAAAGACAGCAGAGGTCGCCGCAAATTACGTCAAAAAAGGGAGTCTAATCGGTATTCAAGGAGCGATCAAAATCGAACAGTATACTGATCGCAATGGCTACGACCGAACAAAGCCTGTAGTGCGGGTAAATCGTTTAGATTTGTTAGGGTCTCGCCGTGATGTCGATCCGAGCGCGGTGGGTAATTATGAAGGTCACGAATTTTAGGGCTTGAGAAAAAAGTTTGGGGTATGGCGGCGATCGCCACAAAGATATCTTTTCCATACTCCCGAACTTATGTCCTTTACTCTTAAAATGAATCGTTCTGCTACAGCATCAAAGAAAAAGACCTCCCAATATTTGGGAGGTCTACAGAACAGCACTTTGAGTAAACAAAGCTTTTGAAAATTAGAGAATGAATACCGGATCAAGACCGTCAATGGCTGTGAGGAGATTTAGAAGAAGAAATTATTACTCAAGATGATTTCGAAAAAAGAGAAGAAAAGGTTGCAGCTAGTTTTTAGTGATAGGCGAAAATCCAACTTAAAAATGGTGCATACAGCGCGCCACAGATAATGACGATGAGAGAAAACTGGAACACAGACCAAAGTTCAGTTGTCATGATTTTCACCTTTTGAGAAAGAATTATTGCCCAGAGAAAAAGAAAAATTGTTGCTCAGAGAAGAGGTAAAACCTCGTTTGTTCTCTATGTCTTTAGTATCTCTTGATATTCGCGGAAACTCTGTGATGGAGAGGGACAGAGTTGATGTTTGTGATCAGTTTAGAAGGTTAACTGAATTACGGATATTTGGAGATCGCTATCAAATTGTCAAGTGATATTAGTCACAAAAAATCTCCAAGTATCAACAACATAGGACACTCGGAGATCTCGGCAACAATTTCTTTCTTGTGAATATTATGCAACATAATCCCCTCAAGTGTAGTGGGTGGTGACTCCCCTATGACGCCTTTAGATGTAAGAATTCGGCTATTTACAAGGATTAAGGTGCATGATGACCTTGGTAATTATAGTCATCAAGTTTTCTGATTTTTAGGAAATGGCGATCGCCTAACCTGTTCTGTAATACTGAGGAATGAAGTATCAGTGATCCCAGCAGAACTATGGCCGTTGAGACAAGACCCAGAGATGTACAGCCCTATCCTCTTAGTGCTGATACCCTTGCGCTGCGATCACGGACTTGGGATCGCTTGAAATTTGAAATCGAATACGGCTTACAAAAAGGAACAACGGCCAATAGCTATCTCATCCGCAGTGACAAAACAGCTCTGATTGATCCTCCTGGTGAATCGTTCACAGAAGTTTTTATCCAAGCCTTACAAGAACGTTTTGATCTGCGCACCTTAGACTACATTATCCTCGGCCACACAAATCCCAACCGTTGTGCGACGTTAAAAGCACTTTTAGAATTGGCTCCTCAAGCTGTGGTTGTCTGTTCTAATCCTGCGGCGATCGCCCTCAAAGACTTATTAAAAGACACAGAGCCCACTCTCCACATCATCAAAAAAGGTGACACTCTCGACTTAGGGAAAGGACATAACCTCGAATTTGTTTTAACTCCTAGCCCTCGTTATCCGGGACATCTCTGTACCTTCGATCCGGCCACAGAAATTTTATTTACCGATAAATTTTTTGGAGCCCATGTCTGTGGTGACCAAGTGCTTGATGAAGGGTGGCAAGTTTATGAAGAAGATCGTCGCTACTATTTTGATTGCATCCATGCGACGGCCCTTCGTCAAACCCTTTTAGCTTTGGGCAAAATTGCAGACAAACCCGCAACTATTTATGCCACAGGTCATGGCCCCTTAGTACGCTACAGTCGCCAAGAACTTTTAAACAATTATCAAACTTGGGCAGAGAAACAGAAAAACGAAATCTCTGTTGCCCTCATTTACGCATCTGCCTATGGCAACACCGCCACTGTCGCCCAGGCTCTTGCCCGAGGCATTTCTAAAGCTGGTGTGATGGTCGAAACATTTAATGCTGAACATGCTGAACCCGAAGACATTAAAACGGCGATCGCCAACTGTAGCGGCTTCATTATGGGTTCTCCAACTCTTGGTGGTCATGCACCGACCCAAATCCAGACAGCCCTTGGTATCGTCTTAGCCAATGCTGAAAAAACGAAGTTAGCAGGGGTTTTCGGATCCTTTGGTTGGAGTGGAGAAGCTATTGATTTGCTTGATGGAAAATTTAAAGACGCAGGCTATCAAATTGGCTTTGATCCAATCCGCGTCAAATTTAAGCCTACCGATGTCACGTTAAAAACTTGCGAAGAGACAGGTACAGATTTTGCCCAAGCTCTCAAGAAAGCTGCCAAACGCCGTAAGCCAAAAGAGAATGTTGCTTCCACCTCCCAAACCGCAAACCTTGAACAAGCTCTCGGTCGGATAGTTGGTTCCCTCTGTGTGATCACAACAAAACAAGACGAACTTTCTGGCGCAATGTTGGCCTCATGGGTTTCCCAAGCAACATTTAACCCACCTGGTTTCACGGTGGCCGTAGCCAAGGAGCGAGCTATTGAATCTTTGATGAATACGGGTACAGATTTTGTGATTAATGTGCTTCAAGAAGGGAATCACCTTGGCTTGATGAAACATTTCCTCAAACCATTTGGCCCTGGTGAAGATCGCTTTGAAGGGGTCGAAACAACGGAGGCTGAAAATGGCTGTCAAATTCTCTCCGATGCTCTCGCTTATCTCGAATGTAAAGTAGCCAATCGCATGGAATGTGGCGATCACTGGGTAATTTACGCAACCACTGACAAAGGTCAATTGCTCCAAAGCAATGGCATCACAGCAATTCACCACCGTAAGTCTGGCACACATTACTAAGGTTGGGAAAGGGAACGGGCAAAAGAATTATCGGAGGTTCAATTCACAAAATTGAGCTTTTGAGAAGGATGGATTTTTATCTATCGAAGAACTAGTTTAACGTGAGTTCGGGATAAGGAATAAAGGTTCTAATCAAGTTTTAGAGAAGGTTTCTTGGGCTGATGACAGTAGGCAATGAGACCGCAAAGTAGATTGACACAAAAATTGGCAGGACTGCGGTGGCGGGAATGCTCAATCTGAGAAATATTCTTCAGTTGGTCAATGACGGTCTCAATCAAAGCTCGCTTGCGGGCCAAAACTTTGTCACGCCAAAGCATCCGGTGATTCTTCATATTGCGACGAGGCTTAGCTAGAAGCCTCATATCATATTCTTCTTGTAAATACTGTGCCAGAGGTTGAGAGACGTAACTTTTATCAGCAAAGACTTTTCCCGATAACTCTTTCAAAAGCTCCACTACCGGCTTTCTATCATTGGTGTTGCCAGGCGTGATTTTAACATTGAGTAATTCGCCATGGTCATTGATAACCAGATGTAGTTTGAAGCCAAAGAACCACCCCACAGAGGTTTTACCTCGAGCGGCATGACCATCAAAAACGCGATGTTGAGAGATGCGGCGATTGTGACAAACCTTGATACTGGTGGCATCAATGAAACTAATACCTGTGCATTGACCATAACAGTGCTGTAGGTAGACACATAGAGGTACTAACGTCGAGGGTATGTAAATTAATTTGTGTAAGCGGTCAAAATCCAGAAAAAAGCAAGGAGACCATGACCCATGAAAAAACAGAATCAAACCAGTAGAGCCGATGAACTGATTGATGAATTACTGCAAGATTGTCCAGACTCGGAATCAATTCTGGGAGAATCAGGCTTGCTACAGCAGTTGAGTAAGAGATTAATTGAAAGAGCCTTGCAAGGGGAATTGAGTCATCATCTGAATCAAGTCAAAGAAGCAGGTAAGCAGAATAGTCGAAACGGCTATTCCAAGAAAACAATCAAATCAACCCAAGGGGAAATGGATATCAGCATCCCAAGGGATAGGAAAAGTGAATTTGAGCCGCTGTTAGTGCCCAAAGGTCAAAGGCGTATTCAAGGGCTAGAAGAGAAGATACTGGCTTTGTACAGTCGAGGTATGAGTACCAGAGATATTCAGGCACAAATGCAAGAACTGTATGGGGTGGAGATTTCAGCTGGGCTAGTGAGTGAAGTGACCTCGGCAGTGATGGAGGAAATCAAAGCATGGCAGCATCGTCCTCTGGAGGAGATATATCCAATCCTGTGGCTGGATGGCATGAGAATAAAAATCAGAGAGGAAGGACGGGATACGAATCAGACTCTCTATCTAGCACTGGGAGTGAAGCAGTCCGGTCACAAGGAGGTCTTAGGAATGTGGCTATCCTCGGGAGGAGAGGGGGCAAAATTTTGGTTGTCAGTGCTGAATGAAATCCACCATCGGGGGGTCGAACATATCTGCATAGCTTGTGTGGATGGGTTGAAGGGATTTCCCGCTGCCATTGAAGCGGTGTTCCCAAAAACGAGAGTGCAATTATGTATCGTTCATCTGATACGAAATAGCCTGAAATTCGTTTCTTGGAAAGACCGTAAGTCCGTGGTGTCAGACCTCAAGCCTATTTACCAGGCCGCCACAGTTTCCGAGGCAGAATCCGCCTTAACTGCTTTTGCGGAGCGTTGGGACGGTATCTACCCCACTATTTCCCAAATATGGCTGAATCATTGGGAAAACATCATTCCATTATTTGATGATCCAGCTCCCATCCGCCGCATCATTTACACCACCAATGCCATTGAGGCGGTCAATCGCTCTTTGGGCAAGGTGTGAAAAACCAAGGGCATGTTCCCCCATGCAGATGCTGCCCTGAAATTGCTGTATTTAGCCCTGAAGCATTTGATGAAGAGATGGACGATACCAATACAATACCCCATTGGAAAAGGGGCTTAAGCTATTTTGCCATTGATAATCCAGAGTATTTTCTTCACTAATTTTCTTTGCTTACACAAAATTCTTGACACTCCCAACGTCGAAGGCATCCACTCCACAAAACGTTGGTAACTCACGGCTCTGGGAAAAGCTCCTCGCCAGTGATGACGCACATTGATGAGATAGAAATATTTAAAATTGCGATAGTGAGATTGGTGAAAAGCAATCAATATCGTCATTATCTCGCTGAGACTAAGGCTTCTGGGGCGACGCCGTCGCTTTTGCTTTGAGGCCAGTAATTGCTGTTGCCATTGAGGTTCAAAGACTTGGCAGAAATCATCAACAGCACAAAACAAAAGTTCTAGACTGGTCATGGGAGAAGGTAGTGGACTGGTTATCAACTTCCACAATATGTACTTTCTCCTTTTCTTCCCTTATTCCGAACTCACGTTAGTTTAGCAAGGCTGGAAAACATAAATAAAGCCCCAAAAAGGGATATCCCCATCAAGGCTAGATGGTTTAATTCCTTTAGCCGCCAATGTTGAAATCTTGTCAGAATAATAAGTAACGTGAGTGTTAGATAAGAGAAATATGGGAAAGTTTCTTCTCCTATAGGTTTCGGGCTTTTTTCTATCTATTTCAG from [Leptolyngbya] sp. PCC 7376 includes:
- a CDS encoding diflavin flavoprotein, which translates into the protein MAVETRPRDVQPYPLSADTLALRSRTWDRLKFEIEYGLQKGTTANSYLIRSDKTALIDPPGESFTEVFIQALQERFDLRTLDYIILGHTNPNRCATLKALLELAPQAVVVCSNPAAIALKDLLKDTEPTLHIIKKGDTLDLGKGHNLEFVLTPSPRYPGHLCTFDPATEILFTDKFFGAHVCGDQVLDEGWQVYEEDRRYYFDCIHATALRQTLLALGKIADKPATIYATGHGPLVRYSRQELLNNYQTWAEKQKNEISVALIYASAYGNTATVAQALARGISKAGVMVETFNAEHAEPEDIKTAIANCSGFIMGSPTLGGHAPTQIQTALGIVLANAEKTKLAGVFGSFGWSGEAIDLLDGKFKDAGYQIGFDPIRVKFKPTDVTLKTCEETGTDFAQALKKAAKRRKPKENVASTSQTANLEQALGRIVGSLCVITTKQDELSGAMLASWVSQATFNPPGFTVAVAKERAIESLMNTGTDFVINVLQEGNHLGLMKHFLKPFGPGEDRFEGVETTEAENGCQILSDALAYLECKVANRMECGDHWVIYATTDKGQLLQSNGITAIHHRKSGTHY
- a CDS encoding single-stranded DNA-binding protein, with the protein product MSINIVNLVGRAGGDPEVRYFESGSVKCNLTLAVNRPTSRDDKPDWFNLEIWGKTAEVAANYVKKGSLIGIQGAIKIEQYTDRNGYDRTKPVVRVNRLDLLGSRRDVDPSAVGNYEGHEF
- a CDS encoding glutathione S-transferase family protein translates to MLELHQFELSQFSEKIRLILDYKGLEYKKIEVTPGIGQLELYKMSGQRQVPVLKDGDTVISDSTEIAFYLDRKYPDKPIIPVDVMQRAQCLIMEEWADESIGVKGRTAFVGALNQNSNFRTSMLPKEVPDFLKNILGAVPGDVLDFFGAGVGLGGDAVKFAQRGLKQDLEALTAIVQNQPYLLGDQPTLADLSVAALSILLKFPAGNYLDIPEYLKGKGIPGLGDNAEYAPFFEWRDRLYTDFRQQSGNNSKTKADDGSPMTIEID